AACTTCTTTTTAACCACCAGATCAAAAAGCCTTTATCAATTTCTAGGAGACCTGGTCATGAAAACACAATGAGAgtgaatttctttctttctttctttctttcttttttctcaatGTCATTTGTTCGCAACTATATATATTCTCGAGCGTTTGTGTACTGTTCTACAATGTTTGCGTTTAGTGTCATCGTCCGAGTCAGTTTGATGAACGGCGATTAGGATCTTCTGTTTTTAGTTCGATGTCATATGAAAGTGTATTGTGCGCTATCGTGCGCTGCAAATCATTCTTCAGGAGTCTGCACGCTTTGAGACGCTTTGTTCCGGTGAGCTAGAGGTCAGTATGAACACACCGTGTTCTGGTCAGGTCCAAAGCGTCATGTTCGTCATTTCCttgctccgtccgtccgtcttggTTATTTTGGTTGATCTGATTCTGGAAGTGTCCCAATCCTCTTAGCTTCCCTTCAGCAATGCCCTAAGTGAATTAGTCAGGATTATTGCCTATGCTCCTCTCCTTCTTTTTCCAAACTCTCTTGCTTTTCCCCCTTCCCTCCATTTGGTCTTTTTTCATTTGCTGTTCATGTGTCCTTTGTTTTAATCGCACGCCTTCGATGACAGTTTATCATAAAACTCAAGTACTTTTGACAGTGGCTGAAACATTTCCACTAAGGCCTATCGCTATGAATCTCAGCGCTCCCCCTTCTTTCGCCCATGGCCGcactcctctcctctcctctcctctgacAATTTGGTAATCCCAACATGACCTGATTACAGCCACGCAAACAGCCGATACATACAACAACATGTTTGTATGTGGCGTTCCTCCAATGCTTCCAACTCCAGACATATCATGACGTTTAAAGCATCACATTTGCCATGTTTGTACATTTTGAGTTCTATTACGCTTTATTGTGTCGTTGCATAGAGGAATGATCAATTGATTGTAGgtgcgggaaaaaaaagtacattaaaTTGACGCGAATGGGTCACTCCAAAGAGATGTTGGATGTAATCTTCATCGAAATAAAACCTGATTTTACTTTGTATGTGGAGTGACTATTTCTGAAGAGTTCCATGGAACAGAAATGGACGACCAGCACTTCAAATCACTTTTTTGCACTCTGCACTGATTTAATCCCACTCTGTGCACAAAATAATCTCTTCCACCCTCCTCGCGTGGTGTGATTGGTTAATCCCTGCATCTGTGCATCCTGATTGGTTAACCTCTCAGAGAGGGCACATTACATTtgtgcccccccacacacacacacacactgggacAGAAAGACAGAAGGACATTTGTACTGTAATCCTGGGGAGGAGCAGATGTAATGGGGGAGGGACACAGTGGAGAGCAAGACGATACATTTAGTGTACGTGTGCACGGAAAAAATGTTGCTAAACAACTACAGGAAGAAATTCTACaatttacaatattttttttaaataatgcacTTTTCTGTCCACACATATGGGGTAAACATCACACAAATGTATCATGTCTTTGTCAGATCATTGCAAGTTATCAGAGATAAACGTAAGGAATATTTAAACCATGATAGTACCCCTGGAGAATTATTTGACCATAGTGACACCGCCCAACCAAGGTGTGTCCTGTAATCAGTACCACAGGTGTCTTGAAAGTTGCCATCTAAAGCATAGCTAGGTGTTAAAGAATGACAAGCAGTTTCCACGATGGAATTCGTAGGAAAGAAACGCTCACCGACAATGCAGCAGGCATAGCGTGCGTCACGTCGCGCAGGCTGGACTGCAGAATGGGCCCCTGTCAAGCCACTTGGCCTGATGTtacactgccacctagtggcatCTCTCTATACCGCAAGCATAACACGGTGCTATTTTTTATAGGCTGTTAGCAAACCATGTTGAATGCCACTTGAGCAAAAGAAACACATCGACTTTGGTTTCTTTTTGACATATATTTAATGCTACAATATGAGAAATTTGGAAAATACAAAGATCAGCTTATTCATACATTTGAAACCCTTGAGTATTTACTAAAAATATAAAAGAAAGCAATGGGATTATAGTGTGTATTACAAACTTAGAGAAAGGGATAGAGAAGTGAGAGATGTGAAAACCCAAAACTACGGTTTGCCCACGAGGCAACGACCGCTGGTAAAACGCCGCCCTATAGTGGCTGCATTTTGCAAATACAACTATTAATGATGGACAGAAGCCCTGTCCCGATTTTCAAATGACTCAAAGTTGAAAAATTTGAAaactgagaaggaggaggaaaaaaacaccccaaaaaACACCTTCACCATGTTGGAGTTTTCATGCTTTGATTCTGTAAGTGGAAGGGATCATTTGTGATATTGAtgagtaaaacaaaaaacaccatAAGCACAATAACCCTAAGATATTTTGCTTATTGATTACAGCTGGTTGAAAAGATCAGAGTTCACACATGCGCACAAACtgactgactggctggctgcACACATTTCAGAGGCAGAGTTGTGCTTTGAGaagtattggggggggggggggggtcctgacAACGGACTATGCGGGTGTAAGACAGGGCAGAAGTGTTGGGGCTAGTTTTAATAGCACCCTGCTGTGGAAGTTGCAGCTCCCCTTAAGCAGACTAGCCCCTCTGCAGCCCAGGAATCCACGTGGACCCAGAGGTGTGACCGGTGGTGTCTGgataagccccgccccctaaaAGCCAGCATGGGCAAATTTGCATGCCCATGTTCGTCTGATCTTCAACACTGTGGAAGTGCACGAAAAAAGTACCCTAAAAGATTTGGTGAAGACGATGAAACATCAGAGAGCAGACATCGACATAAAGTAAATCTACCTTTTAAGAATCTACTGACAAGCGGAGATAGGAGTGAGGATAggtcaagaaagaaaaagggaacAAATGTCAAAAAAAGGAGCTTTCTAAGCACGCTCGCCACGGATTCGGCGGGCCAGCTGGATGTCCTTGGGCATGATGGTGACCCTCTTGGCGTGGATGGCACACAGGTTGGTGTCCTCAAACAGTCCCACCAAGTATGCCTCACTGGCTTCCTGCAGGTAACAtgacacatttaaaaataaacacaaacaatatCTTACATTTATAAAAGTAACTAAAAGAATCTAATTAGagtgaaaatgtcatttgttttcatttgacccCTGATTTAAAAGAACAACACTCTAAAAGTAATCCTAAACAATATTTCAAACAACAGCCAAAATAAAAAGTGACTATAATgacaaactaaaataaagacaCGCACCTGCAGAGCCCCAATGGCAGCGCTCTGAAAACGCAAGTCAGTTTTGAAGTCCTGCGCAATCTCCCTGACCAAGCGCTGGAAGGGCAGTTTACGGATCAGCAGCTCTGTGGACTTCTGGTACCGACGAATCTCCCTCAGAGCCACGGTACCGGGCCTGagaaacaatgacaaaaaacaaTCGCAAGCTCttggtaaacacacacacacactttaaaaTGTACCTCCTCACTGCATCTTACTCTCCATTATAATTTTGCCCAATTTGTCGAACCTTCTACCATTTGCCATATCGTGATTGGTTGCTGTATTCAAATTATTGTCTCCATGAGTTGCCAAGGTTACCTGTAACGGTGGGGCTTTTTAACACCACCGGTCGAGGGGGCACTTTTACGAGCAGCCTTAGTGGCCAGCTGCTTACGAGGAGCCTTTCCTCCTGTGGACTTACGGGCGGTTTGCTTGGTACGAGCCATTACCACTGAGTATCAACCTAGAAGAGGTATCACAGATTAATACTCATATGCATGTAACATGACTTCATATAATGCAACTCAATGCAGTACTACATTGAAGTGTTATTTTGGTCCAATATCAAT
The Syngnathus typhle isolate RoL2023-S1 ecotype Sweden linkage group LG15, RoL_Styp_1.0, whole genome shotgun sequence DNA segment above includes these coding regions:
- the h3f3c gene encoding H3 histone, family 3C, producing MARTKQTARKSTGGKAPRKQLATKAARKSAPSTGGVKKPHRYRPGTVALREIRRYQKSTELLIRKLPFQRLVREIAQDFKTDLRFQSAAIGALQEASEAYLVGLFEDTNLCAIHAKRVTIMPKDIQLARRIRGERA